The [Actinobacillus] rossii genome contains a region encoding:
- a CDS encoding Mu-like prophage protein gp29, with protein sequence MQSKILDIHGNPFVFDDEIQTENNSQLGYLQQHYSEHPTSGLTPARAASILRAAEQGDLVSQAELAEDVEEKDTHLQSEIGKRRNAIQAVDWQIIAPRNATPEEQRDADMLNEILQDAVWLDDCIFDATDAILKGFSCQEIEWEQGLLGGLKLIRNVHWRDPAWFMTPTFERNNLRLRDGSTQGVDLQPFGWVKHIAKAKTGYLSRIGLVRSLVWPFIYKNYSARDFAEFLEIYGLPLRLGKYPEGATQNEKNTLLRAVMQIGHNAGGIIPRGMEIEFEKAAEGDSTAFMTMIEWAEKSMSKAILGGTLTSQADGASSTNALGNVHNEVRSEIRNADLKRLQATLTRDLVYPLYALNCKSFNDARRIPRFEFDISESEDIASFGAGLGALVDLGFRIPRQWAHDKLQVPVAADDEEILERKTVENPTALLHNKPNGKMAVLSVSRDPDDLIDELEPSDTDYQAMIEPMLKPVIDALQKGGYEYAQEQLATLYADMDDKQLEETLARAIFISDMLGRLNANR encoded by the coding sequence ATGCAAAGTAAAATTTTAGATATTCACGGCAATCCCTTTGTGTTCGATGATGAAATTCAAACGGAAAATAACAGCCAATTGGGCTATTTACAGCAACATTACAGTGAACACCCCACCAGTGGGCTAACCCCTGCTCGTGCGGCAAGTATTTTGCGTGCAGCGGAACAAGGGGATTTGGTATCACAGGCGGAGCTTGCCGAAGATGTGGAAGAAAAGGATACCCACTTGCAATCGGAAATCGGCAAACGCCGTAATGCCATTCAAGCGGTAGATTGGCAAATTATCGCCCCACGTAATGCCACGCCCGAAGAACAGCGTGATGCAGATATGCTTAACGAAATCTTACAAGATGCGGTGTGGTTGGATGATTGTATTTTTGATGCCACAGACGCCATTTTGAAAGGTTTTAGTTGTCAAGAAATCGAGTGGGAACAAGGCTTGCTGGGCGGTTTGAAACTGATTCGCAATGTGCATTGGCGTGATCCTGCGTGGTTTATGACCCCAACCTTTGAGCGTAACAACTTGCGTTTGCGTGACGGCTCAACTCAGGGTGTGGATTTACAGCCTTTTGGCTGGGTAAAACATATTGCCAAAGCTAAAACAGGCTATTTATCGCGTATTGGTTTGGTGCGTTCGTTGGTATGGCCGTTCATCTATAAAAACTATTCGGCACGTGATTTTGCGGAATTTTTAGAAATCTACGGCTTACCACTTAGATTGGGAAAATACCCTGAAGGAGCAACGCAAAATGAGAAAAATACTTTACTGCGTGCCGTGATGCAAATTGGGCATAACGCAGGGGGCATTATTCCACGCGGCATGGAAATTGAATTTGAAAAAGCGGCAGAAGGCGACAGCACGGCGTTTATGACCATGATTGAGTGGGCAGAAAAATCCATGTCTAAAGCCATTCTCGGCGGCACGCTCACCTCACAAGCAGACGGTGCAAGCTCAACCAACGCGTTGGGCAATGTACATAACGAAGTGCGGTCAGAAATTCGCAATGCGGACTTAAAACGCCTGCAAGCGACGCTTACCCGTGATTTGGTTTATCCACTTTATGCTCTTAACTGCAAGTCATTTAATGACGCTCGTCGCATTCCACGTTTTGAGTTTGATATTTCTGAAAGTGAAGATATTGCCAGTTTTGGGGCGGGTCTTGGGGCATTAGTTGATTTAGGTTTTCGCATCCCACGCCAGTGGGCACACGACAAATTGCAAGTGCCGGTGGCGGCAGATGATGAAGAGATTTTGGAGCGAAAAACGGTCGAAAATCCGACCGCACTTTTACACAATAAACCGAATGGCAAAATGGCAGTGTTGTCGGTGAGTCGTGATCCTGATGATCTAATTGATGAATTAGAACCTAGCGATACGGATTATCAGGCAATGATTGAGCCGATGTTAAAGCCAGTGATTGATGCCTTGCAAAAGGGTGGCTATGAGTATGCACAAGAACAACTGGCAACACTCTATGCAGATATGGACGACAAGCAACTGGAAGAAACCTTGGCTCGTGCGATTTTTATTAGTGATATGTTGGGGCGATTAAATGCCAACCGATAA
- a CDS encoding Protein of uncharacterised function (DUF2730) encodes MMTDISDFIRANLGVISAVGTIFAGGFWLKLDSKYAKKSDVRQDMGQLIDLAKTHENRLTALETKVENLPSAVDVERLKTLVTDVKGDTKATGKQVDSISYQLGLLLEAKLKE; translated from the coding sequence ATGATGACCGATATTTCTGATTTTATTCGAGCAAATCTTGGGGTGATTTCAGCGGTAGGGACGATTTTTGCAGGTGGCTTTTGGCTCAAACTTGACAGCAAATACGCGAAGAAATCGGATGTTCGACAGGATATGGGGCAGCTAATTGATTTAGCCAAAACCCATGAAAACCGATTAACCGCCCTTGAAACCAAAGTGGAAAACTTGCCGTCTGCGGTGGATGTGGAACGGTTAAAAACACTGGTGACGGATGTGAAAGGTGACACCAAAGCCACAGGCAAGCAAGTGGACAGTATTAGCTATCAGTTAGGCTTATTGTTAGAGGCGAAATTAAAGGAATGA
- a CDS encoding N-acetyl-anhydromuranmyl-L-alanine amidase: MSTINKIVIHCSATQNGKSLRTSKQTAAQRIDDWHKARGYQRTEWRTKQFNPHLKHIGYHFVIDTDGTVETGRAVGEVGAHVKGHNTGSIGICLVGGITAQGKNHGEYTEKQWHALHKLLRELEANHPSARICGHRDLSPDLNGDGKITKNEWLKDCPCFDVWSWLDSEDIVNVDHLFKG, translated from the coding sequence ATGTCCACGATTAACAAAATCGTTATCCACTGCTCTGCCACGCAGAACGGCAAATCATTACGCACATCGAAACAAACCGCAGCCCAACGCATTGACGACTGGCACAAAGCACGTGGTTATCAACGAACCGAATGGCGAACCAAGCAATTTAATCCACACTTAAAACATATCGGCTATCACTTTGTGATTGATACTGACGGCACCGTGGAAACCGGGCGTGCAGTGGGTGAAGTGGGTGCGCATGTGAAAGGGCATAACACCGGTTCCATTGGTATTTGTCTTGTGGGCGGTATTACCGCACAAGGCAAAAATCACGGCGAATACACGGAAAAACAATGGCACGCCTTGCATAAGTTATTACGAGAGTTAGAGGCAAACCATCCCAGTGCTCGCATTTGTGGACATCGTGATTTAAGCCCTGATCTCAACGGAGACGGCAAAATTACCAAAAATGAATGGTTAAAAGATTGCCCTTGCTTTGATGTGTGGAGCTGGTTAGACAGCGAAGACATTGTGAATGTGGATCATTTGTTTAAGGGGTAA
- a CDS encoding Protein of uncharacterised function (DUF2681) — MMNLMLLVAGVVAVAVGYALFKLKQANDEIERVLKTNGELTAKNEQLQMQKAVAETQVKNAKVRKDNETKSIASDRSKLIDGLHATGDLRD; from the coding sequence ATGATGAATTTGATGTTACTTGTTGCCGGTGTGGTGGCGGTGGCGGTGGGCTATGCGTTGTTTAAGCTCAAGCAAGCCAATGATGAAATTGAGCGTGTATTAAAAACCAATGGGGAATTAACCGCTAAAAATGAGCAATTACAAATGCAAAAAGCGGTAGCTGAAACCCAAGTGAAAAATGCGAAAGTGAGAAAAGACAATGAAACGAAATCTATTGCTAGTGATCGTAGCAAGCTTATTGATGGGTTGCACGCAACGGGCGACTTACGTGACTAA
- a CDS encoding Mu-like prophage FluMu protein gp28: protein MKLPDFIPFDPNELLLGYQKRWLADDSQLKIAEKSRRTGLTWAEAADDVLIASRTKSDGGSDVFYIGSNKEMAREFIDACAMWTSKFNQACGEICEEMLDDEDKDILTYVIYFASGYKIKALSSNPKNLRGMQGIVCIDEAAFHEKLAEVLKAALALTMWGAKVRLISTHNGVDNLFNQLIQDSRAGRKRYSIHTITLDDACREGLYQRICQVSKQEWTPAKEDAWKRDLLRDTASEDDALEEYYCVPKKSSGGYIPRPLVDRAADENKVILRFECDNKFINYSEQEREVMTTEWLLTDVLPQLENLNKDHRHSFGVDFARVGDLSVFAVCACLPNTARHIELTLEIRNCPYDQQKQIMLFILPKLPRFIGSAFDATGNGGYLAESALLRYGSTMVETVQLNDKWYREWMPKYKALYESDLIRIPQDEETILDQGHIVVVNGVPKIDKSRSQGKSGKRHGDAAVAYCMAVRASYMTGGEIEYTPLPAKHKSAVNAEQDFFHNSAEMDDLNNQFGSDWDNV, encoded by the coding sequence ATGAAATTACCTGATTTTATTCCCTTTGACCCGAACGAATTATTACTGGGCTATCAAAAACGCTGGTTAGCGGACGATAGCCAGTTAAAGATTGCGGAAAAATCTCGCCGTACAGGTTTAACTTGGGCGGAGGCGGCGGATGATGTTTTGATTGCAAGTCGAACAAAGTCAGACGGTGGTTCTGACGTTTTTTATATCGGCTCAAATAAAGAAATGGCACGCGAGTTTATTGACGCTTGTGCGATGTGGACATCGAAGTTTAATCAAGCCTGTGGCGAAATTTGCGAAGAAATGCTCGATGACGAAGACAAGGATATTTTGACCTATGTCATTTATTTTGCCAGCGGCTACAAAATTAAAGCCTTGTCATCTAACCCAAAAAACTTGCGTGGTATGCAAGGGATTGTCTGTATTGATGAGGCGGCATTTCATGAAAAATTAGCGGAAGTACTCAAAGCGGCATTGGCTCTCACCATGTGGGGGGCAAAAGTGCGGTTAATTTCCACACACAATGGCGTGGATAATCTTTTCAATCAGCTGATCCAAGATAGTCGAGCCGGGCGTAAACGCTACAGCATCCACACTATCACCCTTGATGATGCGTGCCGTGAAGGCTTGTATCAACGCATTTGCCAAGTGAGCAAACAGGAATGGACGCCAGCCAAAGAAGATGCGTGGAAACGTGACTTGTTGCGAGATACCGCAAGCGAAGATGACGCATTAGAAGAATATTACTGCGTGCCGAAGAAAAGCTCCGGTGGCTATATCCCACGCCCGTTGGTTGACCGTGCGGCGGATGAAAACAAGGTCATTTTGCGTTTTGAATGTGACAACAAATTTATCAATTACAGCGAACAAGAACGCGAAGTAATGACTACAGAATGGCTATTAACCGACGTGTTGCCACAGCTTGAAAACCTCAACAAAGACCACCGTCACAGCTTTGGCGTAGACTTTGCCCGCGTGGGCGACCTGTCAGTATTTGCCGTTTGTGCCTGCTTGCCGAATACGGCACGGCATATTGAATTGACGCTCGAAATTCGCAACTGCCCTTACGACCAGCAAAAGCAAATTATGTTGTTTATTTTGCCGAAATTGCCCCGTTTTATTGGCTCTGCGTTCGATGCCACCGGGAACGGTGGTTATTTGGCGGAAAGTGCCTTGTTGCGTTATGGATCCACTATGGTGGAAACCGTGCAGCTGAACGATAAATGGTATCGGGAATGGATGCCGAAATACAAAGCCTTGTATGAATCGGACTTAATTCGTATTCCGCAAGACGAAGAAACCATTTTAGACCAAGGGCATATTGTGGTGGTCAATGGTGTGCCGAAAATTGATAAATCTCGCAGTCAAGGCAAATCAGGCAAACGCCACGGTGATGCGGCTGTCGCTTATTGTATGGCGGTACGAGCCAGTTATATGACAGGGGGCGAAATTGAATACACGCCACTACCAGCAAAACATAAAAGTGCGGTCAACGCTGAACAAGATTTCTTCCACAATTCCGCTGAAATGGACGATTTAAACAACCAATTCGGCTCGGATTGGGATAATGTGTAA
- a CDS encoding DnaK suppressor protein produces MSDVVDIAQAQNEVLLEMQLAPRLETKLSDDEIEIIALKGRDCVDCGLPIPIQRLRAVPLAIRCIQCQEDWEYMK; encoded by the coding sequence ATGAGTGATGTAGTTGATATTGCACAAGCACAAAATGAAGTGTTGCTTGAAATGCAATTAGCACCAAGATTAGAGACAAAACTGTCCGATGATGAGATTGAGATTATCGCTCTCAAGGGACGTGATTGCGTGGATTGTGGTTTACCTATCCCTATTCAACGATTACGTGCTGTGCCGTTGGCGATTCGTTGTATCCAATGCCAAGAAGATTGGGAGTATATGAAATGA
- a CDS encoding Mu-like prophage protein gpG has product MHVEFKFDTSAIQNQFRKLQSVGKSDGLTRKIANVLWEEAEEAFDKEKSPEGTKWAELDESYKKQRHSKGYTGPILQVSGDLVKSLNIDYGDNFAVIGAAEPYGQYHQMGTSKMPARPFIGLGETGLEEIKQIIAKQMKEVFES; this is encoded by the coding sequence ATGCACGTTGAATTTAAATTTGATACCAGTGCTATTCAAAACCAATTCCGCAAGTTGCAATCGGTGGGTAAATCAGACGGTTTAACCCGCAAGATTGCCAATGTGTTGTGGGAAGAGGCGGAAGAGGCTTTTGATAAAGAAAAATCGCCCGAAGGGACTAAATGGGCGGAATTAGACGAAAGCTACAAAAAACAACGCCACAGCAAAGGTTATACCGGCCCTATTTTACAAGTCAGTGGCGATTTAGTTAAAAGCCTAAATATTGATTATGGCGATAACTTTGCCGTGATTGGTGCCGCTGAACCTTATGGGCAATATCATCAAATGGGAACGAGCAAAATGCCTGCACGTCCGTTTATTGGTTTGGGTGAAACAGGCTTAGAAGAAATTAAACAGATTATTGCTAAACAGATGAAAGAGGTCTTTGAAAGCTAG
- a CDS encoding Uncharacterized conserved protein, which produces MDKQTDLFAEDHAFVGALFDNLDHIPDVEIANIWPSTLADLVEVVRTELCRQGLEDKAAKVQAGKITGVIAHYLGGQTIYMPSGDRLKIALRDAQIYQEFTGNNVHELIRKYRLSQTQIYEIIRVQRSLFRRRNQPELPFV; this is translated from the coding sequence ATGGATAAGCAAACCGATCTTTTTGCCGAAGACCACGCTTTTGTGGGGGCGTTGTTTGATAATTTAGATCATATTCCCGATGTAGAAATCGCTAATATTTGGCCGAGTACCTTGGCGGATTTGGTAGAAGTGGTGCGTACAGAATTATGCCGTCAAGGTTTGGAAGATAAAGCCGCCAAAGTGCAAGCCGGCAAAATTACAGGCGTGATTGCCCATTATCTTGGCGGCCAAACCATTTATATGCCCTCAGGCGACCGTTTGAAAATCGCTTTACGTGATGCCCAGATTTACCAAGAGTTCACGGGCAATAATGTCCACGAGCTGATCCGCAAATACCGTTTGTCGCAAACGCAAATTTATGAGATTATTCGGGTGCAACGCAGTCTGTTTAGACGGCGTAATCAACCTGAATTACCCTTTGTTTAA
- a CDS encoding Mu-like prophage major head subunit gpT, giving the protein MAKVITPEIVKALFVGFAKNFKDGLAKAPSQYTKIATVVKSSTASNTYAWLGQMPKLVEWIGKRAITAIQTHGYSIVNKSFANGVEILRTDVEDDNEGVYSPLIEELGRSAAEQPDELVFGALKAGFTTPCYDGQYFFDTDHPVGANVDGTSPVSVSNITDDGTGVTEENAWYLLDTSRALKPIIFQERKAPTPAQMTDANAQKVFEEDVYTYGVDSRCNVGYGFWQMAHAVKGKLTADNLWKAITAMRAVRGDGDHRLGIKPTVLVVPPSLEKEATQLLEREFRTENGATVDNEFKGKLELIVADYL; this is encoded by the coding sequence ATGGCTAAAGTAATTACTCCTGAAATTGTCAAAGCCCTGTTTGTTGGTTTTGCCAAAAACTTTAAAGACGGCTTGGCAAAAGCCCCGAGCCAATATACCAAAATTGCTACTGTGGTGAAATCAAGCACGGCAAGCAATACCTATGCGTGGTTAGGGCAAATGCCGAAACTTGTAGAGTGGATTGGTAAGCGTGCTATTACGGCAATCCAAACTCACGGCTATTCGATTGTGAATAAGTCTTTTGCCAACGGTGTGGAAATTTTACGCACTGATGTGGAAGATGACAACGAAGGCGTATATAGCCCACTTATCGAAGAGTTAGGTCGTTCGGCAGCTGAGCAACCTGATGAATTGGTATTTGGTGCGTTAAAAGCCGGCTTTACTACGCCTTGTTATGATGGTCAATACTTCTTCGATACCGACCACCCTGTGGGGGCAAATGTGGATGGCACAAGTCCTGTATCCGTGAGCAATATCACTGATGATGGCACAGGGGTAACGGAAGAAAATGCGTGGTACTTATTAGATACCTCTCGTGCATTGAAACCGATTATTTTCCAAGAACGTAAAGCCCCAACGCCTGCACAAATGACGGACGCAAACGCCCAGAAAGTGTTTGAAGAAGATGTGTACACCTACGGTGTGGATAGTCGTTGTAACGTGGGCTACGGTTTCTGGCAAATGGCGCACGCTGTGAAAGGTAAGTTGACCGCCGATAACTTGTGGAAAGCGATTACGGCAATGCGTGCGGTGCGTGGTGATGGCGACCATCGTTTAGGCATTAAGCCGACAGTGTTAGTCGTTCCGCCGTCATTGGAAAAAGAGGCGACTCAGCTTTTAGAGCGTGAATTCCGCACCGAAAACGGCGCAACCGTAGACAATGAATTCAAGGGTAAACTTGAATTGATTGTGGCGGATTACCTGTAA
- a CDS encoding phage head morphogenesis protein, SPP1 gp7 family: MPTDKDKELDMGYVLRLEPKQAVDYLKSKGYNITWDWYEMLNDAHARAYTLAKATRAEVLDTIRWATEKAISEGQSERDFIKNLEPKLKELGWWGKFVDKDGNTVQLGSVRRLKTIFRTNKSTAYHAGRYMEQMTNSDEQPYWQYVAVKDSRTRASHLALDGKVYRFDDPIWQTMYPPNDWGCRCRVRALSEFRLKKNGLSVSESGEIKTESAVAGVNKDTGEEIRTEVSKIKTDQGEMKVGAGWNYNVGSAAVGTDVAIIRKLTQIKNRELRQQTIQAINNNPERHQRFATWIANMFAKEKHDNHYMSVGVISTDIADKVTALSDGTKTVEHLLVMSEGNFTHANSPRHQQDGTALSQQEFATLPKIISNPTLVLWDTSDKHKNLLYIDKDNMIKLVVDMPVKKVKLQPQEKLDLLINAQKIRDYNDILGKIKKGSYIVISGTP; encoded by the coding sequence ATGCCAACCGATAAAGATAAAGAACTGGATATGGGCTACGTGTTACGTCTTGAGCCTAAACAAGCGGTGGACTACCTAAAATCCAAGGGGTATAACATTACGTGGGATTGGTACGAAATGCTAAACGACGCTCATGCAAGAGCTTATACCTTGGCAAAAGCGACACGGGCGGAAGTGTTGGACACCATTCGTTGGGCGACTGAAAAAGCGATTTCGGAAGGCCAATCAGAGCGTGATTTTATTAAAAACCTTGAACCAAAACTCAAAGAGCTGGGTTGGTGGGGAAAATTCGTAGATAAAGACGGCAACACCGTGCAACTGGGTTCGGTACGCCGTTTAAAAACCATTTTCCGCACCAATAAAAGCACGGCATATCACGCGGGGCGGTATATGGAGCAAATGACAAACAGCGATGAACAGCCCTATTGGCAATATGTTGCCGTAAAAGACAGCCGCACAAGAGCGAGCCATTTAGCGTTAGACGGTAAAGTTTATCGTTTTGATGATCCTATTTGGCAAACTATGTATCCGCCCAATGATTGGGGCTGTCGTTGCCGTGTGCGTGCGTTGAGTGAGTTTCGCTTGAAGAAAAACGGCTTGTCGGTGTCAGAAAGTGGCGAGATTAAAACCGAAAGTGCGGTGGCTGGCGTAAACAAAGACACAGGCGAAGAAATCCGCACGGAAGTGAGTAAAATCAAAACCGACCAAGGCGAAATGAAAGTGGGTGCAGGTTGGAATTACAACGTGGGTAGTGCTGCGGTGGGGACGGATGTGGCAATTATACGCAAATTGACACAAATCAAAAACCGTGAATTGCGTCAGCAAACGATACAAGCTATTAATAATAACCCTGAACGTCACCAACGCTTTGCCACGTGGATTGCCAATATGTTTGCGAAAGAAAAGCACGACAATCATTATATGAGCGTGGGGGTTATTAGTACAGATATTGCAGACAAAGTGACTGCACTGTCAGACGGTACAAAAACGGTTGAACATTTATTGGTAATGAGTGAAGGCAATTTTACACACGCCAATAGTCCACGCCATCAGCAAGACGGCACGGCATTAAGTCAGCAAGAATTTGCAACACTGCCAAAGATTATTAGTAATCCAACATTGGTTTTATGGGATACATCGGATAAGCATAAAAATCTGCTTTATATCGACAAAGACAATATGATTAAACTTGTTGTAGACATGCCTGTAAAAAAAGTGAAGTTACAACCACAAGAGAAGTTGGATTTATTGATAAATGCCCAGAAAATTAGAGATTACAATGATATTTTGGGCAAGATTAAGAAAGGAAGTTATATTGTGATTAGCGGCACGCCATAA
- a CDS encoding Protein of uncharacterised function (DUF3486), with the protein MNKTTRGRASKVDLLPPNIKTQLAMMLRDKQFSQTQILEEINELIRDCGLDESYCLSKTGLNRYANRMEQFGAKIRQSREIAEIWTKQLGETPQSDIGKLLMEAVKTMAFELTLNADEKGVKDPKFLNQLALISQRIEQAQRMNYERERKIRKEVLEQAAETAEKVVVQAGLSKDTVASIKAQILGIA; encoded by the coding sequence ATGAATAAAACAACTCGTGGACGTGCCAGTAAAGTGGATTTATTGCCACCGAACATCAAAACGCAACTGGCGATGATGTTGCGTGACAAGCAGTTTTCGCAAACGCAGATTTTAGAAGAAATCAATGAGCTTATTCGTGATTGTGGGCTAGATGAAAGCTATTGTTTAAGCAAAACAGGCTTAAATCGCTACGCCAACCGTATGGAACAGTTTGGGGCAAAAATCCGCCAAAGCCGTGAAATTGCCGAAATTTGGACGAAACAACTAGGCGAAACGCCACAATCGGACATTGGTAAATTGCTGATGGAGGCGGTGAAAACCATGGCGTTTGAATTGACTTTAAACGCCGATGAAAAGGGCGTTAAAGATCCTAAATTCTTAAACCAACTCGCCTTGATTTCACAACGTATTGAACAGGCTCAACGTATGAACTATGAGCGTGAACGTAAAATTCGTAAGGAAGTGTTGGAGCAAGCGGCAGAAACCGCAGAAAAAGTGGTGGTACAAGCCGGACTTTCCAAAGACACCGTGGCAAGCATCAAAGCACAAATTTTAGGCATTGCATAA
- a CDS encoding Mu-like prophage protein gp16: protein MHYTKPKLIQLIHIAKQKLAMDEFSYRAMLERLTGKGSTKAMSVTELMKVMHELEQKGFKKTVKRQHSPSSKSAVKKSNIATKIRAIWIEMHKQGIIRDGSEQALNKWVHSVANPILESRNQPIVLNVQSLNDQMASIVLERLKQWRKRTENPILNPQEKQNEK, encoded by the coding sequence ATGCACTACACCAAACCAAAGCTAATCCAGCTCATACACATTGCCAAACAAAAACTAGCAATGGATGAATTTAGCTATCGTGCAATGTTGGAACGACTAACAGGCAAGGGTAGCACCAAGGCAATGAGCGTCACGGAATTAATGAAAGTAATGCACGAGTTGGAGCAAAAAGGCTTTAAGAAAACCGTAAAACGTCAACACTCACCAAGCTCAAAAAGTGCGGTTAAAAAAAGCAATATTGCGACAAAAATCCGTGCGATTTGGATTGAAATGCACAAGCAAGGCATTATTCGAGACGGCTCAGAACAGGCGTTAAATAAATGGGTTCACAGCGTTGCGAACCCGATTTTAGAAAGCCGAAATCAACCCATTGTGCTTAATGTGCAATCGTTGAATGACCAAATGGCGAGTATTGTTTTAGAACGGTTGAAACAATGGCGAAAACGAACAGAAAACCCTATTTTAAACCCACAGGAGAAACAAAATGAAAAATAG
- a CDS encoding Protein of uncharacterised function (DUF2644), producing MALKELVSNEDGRLSTTSTIQFLGFVAATGVMLYSVYMDKTYVPELFSTFLFACVGTAATKGAVSAFKSYKGGE from the coding sequence ATGGCATTAAAAGAGTTAGTTAGCAACGAAGACGGTCGTTTATCCACCACAAGCACCATTCAGTTTTTAGGCTTTGTAGCCGCCACAGGTGTAATGCTGTATTCGGTTTATATGGATAAGACTTATGTGCCAGAGTTATTCAGCACGTTCTTGTTTGCTTGTGTGGGGACGGCGGCAACCAAAGGGGCGGTCAGTGCCTTTAAATCCTACAAAGGGGGCGAATGA
- a CDS encoding Mu-like prophage I protein: MKAKKTLLAVLTAQLTSPDGWQQLLPKGEFRSRDGSPKDVACWFIDETIANRLIDKVRQLKQDVLIDYDHETIFKAKKGVDAGNVVAAGWFNADEMRWFDDETRQGLFIHPRWTPKAYQQIKNGEFAFLSAVFPYDENGIPLEIRMAAVTNDPGVTGMQRLAVLSAENLNPQEKKAMNALLKQLLATLGVELADGAEPTEEQATQALEALKALIDGKDNAEKQVATLSAKTTEVDLSQYVPKATYDATVQQLTVLSAKSADTEIEQMVSKARNDGRAIESEVDYLKQFGKQQGVAALSAMLAARPQIAVLSAQQTQITHVEKTEKGVAVLSAVEKDMAQRLGISEADFLKQKAEMDGNNG; encoded by the coding sequence ATGAAAGCAAAGAAAACACTCCTTGCGGTTTTAACCGCACAATTAACCAGTCCAGACGGTTGGCAACAGTTACTACCGAAAGGTGAATTTCGTTCTCGTGACGGTTCGCCTAAGGATGTGGCTTGTTGGTTTATTGATGAAACCATTGCAAACCGTTTAATCGACAAAGTACGTCAGCTCAAGCAAGACGTGCTGATTGACTACGACCACGAAACCATTTTCAAAGCGAAAAAAGGCGTGGACGCTGGCAATGTGGTGGCGGCCGGTTGGTTTAATGCGGATGAAATGCGGTGGTTTGATGATGAGACACGCCAAGGGTTGTTTATTCACCCTCGTTGGACGCCCAAAGCCTATCAGCAGATCAAAAATGGGGAATTTGCTTTCTTGTCTGCCGTTTTCCCTTATGACGAAAACGGTATTCCGTTAGAAATTCGAATGGCAGCGGTAACGAATGATCCTGGTGTAACAGGTATGCAACGTTTAGCGGTGCTTTCGGCTGAAAACTTAAACCCACAGGAGAAGAAAGCAATGAATGCACTGTTAAAACAGTTGCTGGCAACGCTTGGTGTTGAGCTTGCTGATGGTGCTGAACCTACCGAAGAGCAAGCCACACAAGCCCTTGAGGCGTTAAAGGCGTTGATTGATGGTAAAGACAATGCGGAAAAACAAGTCGCTACATTAAGCGCGAAAACCACGGAAGTGGATTTAAGCCAATATGTGCCGAAAGCGACCTATGACGCAACGGTTCAACAATTAACGGTGTTATCTGCAAAATCGGCAGATACAGAAATTGAACAGATGGTTTCAAAGGCACGTAATGATGGACGTGCAATAGAATCCGAAGTGGATTATTTAAAACAATTCGGCAAACAACAAGGCGTAGCTGCACTTTCAGCGATGTTAGCCGCTCGCCCACAAATTGCCGTATTGTCGGCACAGCAAACACAAATCACCCATGTTGAGAAAACGGAGAAAGGGGTTGCAGTGTTAAGTGCGGTGGAAAAAGACATGGCTCAACGCTTAGGTATTTCCGAGGCGGATTTCTTGAAACAAAAAGCAGAAATGGATGGTAACAATGGCTAA